Proteins found in one Camelus bactrianus isolate YW-2024 breed Bactrian camel chromosome X, ASM4877302v1, whole genome shotgun sequence genomic segment:
- the CYBB gene encoding NADPH oxidase 2 — translation MGNWAVNEGLSIFVILVWLGMNVFLFVHFYRYYALREEFFYTRKLLGSALALARAPAACLNFNCMLILLPVCRNLLSFLRGSSACCSTRIRRQLDRNLTFHKMVAWMIALHTAIHTIAHLFNVEWCVNARVNNSDPYSIALSEIGDKPGESYLNFARDRIKNPEGGLYVAVTRLAGITGIVITLCLILIITSSTKTIRRSYFEVFWYTHHLFVIFFIGLAIHGAERIVRRQTSTSLSEHRPEQCYQNISQWGKIDKCPIPEFSGSPPMTWKWIVGPMFLYLCERLVRFWRSQQKVVITKVVTHPFKTIELQMKKKGFKMEVGQYIFVKCPAVSKLEWHPFTLTSAPEEDFFSIHIRIVGDWTEGLFQACGCDKQEFQDAWKLPKIAVDGPFGTASEDVFSYEVVMLVGAGIGVTPFASILKSVWYKYCNNATNLRLKKIYFYWLCRDTHAFEWFADLLQLLETQMQERNNAGFLSYNIYLTGWDESQASHFAVHHDEEKDVITGLKQKTLYGRPNWDNEFKTIAGQHPNTRIGVFLCGPEALAETLNKQCISNSDSGPRGVHFIFNKENF, via the exons ATGGGGAACTGGGCTGTGAATGAGGGCCTCTCCATCTTTGTCATT CTGGTATGGCTGGGGATGAATGTCTTCCTCTTTGTCCATTTCTACCGGTATTATGCTCTTCGAGAGGAGTTCTTTTACACTCGAAAACTTCTTGGG TCAGCGCTGGCACTGGCCAGGGCCCCTGCAGCCTGCCTGAATTTCAACTGCATGCTGATTCTGCTGCCAGTCTGTCGAAATCTGCTCTCCTTCCTCAGGGGTTCCAGTGCG TGCTGCTCAACAAGAATTCGAAGACAATTGGACAGGAACCTCACCTTTCATAAAATGGTGGCCTGGATGATTGCACTTCACACTG CGATTCACACCATTGCACATCTATTTAATGTGGAGTGGTGTGTGAATGCCCGAGTCAACAATTCGGATCCTTATTCAATAGCACTCTCTGAGATTGGAGATAAGCCTGGTGAATCTTACCTCAATTTTGCACGAGACAGAATCAAG AATCCTGAAGGAGGCCTGTACGTGGCTGTGACTCGGTTGGCAGGCATCACCGGAATCGTCATCACGCTGTGCCTCATATTAATtatcacctcctccaccaaaaccATCCGGAGGTCTTACTTTGAAGTGTTCTGGTACACACACCATCTCTTTGTGATCTTCTTCATTGGTCTCGCCATCCATGGAGCTGA GCGAATTGTACGTCGGCAGACGTCAACGAGTTTGTCGGAACACAGACCAGAACAATGTTATCAAAACATCTCACAATggggaaaaatagacaaatgccCAATCCCAGAGTTCTCTGGAAGCCCTCCTATG ACTTGGAAATGGATAGTGGGGCCCATGTTCCTGTATCTCTGTGAGAGGCTGGTACGGTTTTGGCGATCTCAGCAGAAGGTGGTCATCACCAAG GTGGTCACTCACCCTTTCAAAACCATCGAGCTACAGATGAAGAAGAAGGGATTCAAGATGGAGGTGGGACAGTACATCTTTGTCAAGTGCCCCGCGGTGTCCAAGCTGGAGTGGCACCCTTTCACACTGACCTCGGCCCCTGAGGAAGATTTCTTTAGCATCCATATCCGCATCGTTGGGGACTGGACGGAGGGACTGTTCCAGGCCTGTGGCTGTGATAAGCAGGAGTTTCAAGATGCCTGGAAACTACCTAA GATAGCTGTTGATGGGCCCTTCGGCACAGCCAGTGAGGATGTGTTCAGTTACGAGGTGGTGATGTTAGTGGGAGCAGGGATTGGAGTCACGCCCTTCGCTTCCATTCTCAAGTCAGTCTGGTACAAGTATTGCAATAACGCCACCAATCTGAGGCTCAAAAAG ATCTACTTCTACTGGCTGTGCCGGGACACACATGCCTTTGAGTGGTTTGCAGacctgctgcagctgctggagaCCCAGATGCAGGAGAGGAACAATGCCGGCTTCCTCAGCTACAACATCTACCTCACTGGCTGGGATGAGTCTCAG GCcagtcactttgctgtgcaccacGATGAGGAGAAAGACGTGATCACAGGCCTGAAACAAAAGACCTTGTATGGACGCCCCAACTGGGACAATGAGTTCAAGACCATTGCAGGTCAACACCCCAA tACCAGAATAGGAGTTTTCCTCTGCGGACCGGAAGCCTTGGCGGAAACCCTCAACAAACAGTGCATCTCCAACTCCGACTCTGGCCCTAGAGGGGTGCATTTCATTTTCAATAAGGAAAACTTCTAA